The DNA window GGTGGCCAGGCGAAATCACGGCGCCCCCTGATCGTTCTACTGTCGTGAATTCTCGGTCCATCGAGATCCCCGCCGACCCAACGACGGGAATGCAGATCGTGTACCGGTCGTGATCAGTGACCGTCGTCACTCGTGCCGAGGTGATGTCCAGAACCGACAGCCGGGTCCCGATCAGCTCGATCGTCTCGAGTCGCATGTCGAACTTGCGGTCCGCATCGTTCGACTCGACCCGTGAGTAGCCATATGTGTGACTTATCGACGTCGCTGCGCTGTCGACCTCGGTGTGATGAGAGACGGAAGGGTGGGCGTCGCGCCAGACCGAGGTGGCCCAGGGGAGAGCATCTATAGCATGATCCGTCATGCGGTGGCCTCGATTCTCCCGCGTACAACCACGCATCCCGCACAGCGCTCTCTCTGGGATGGTTCAAAGCCAGGCGTGCGTGGGCAGATGCACAGGGTAGCCGTGTTCTGGAACATGCTCGGTCCCCTGTCGGTCTCACCGATGAGTCTAGTACTCCAGCAATCTCGTGGGAGTAGATGTCCGGATGGTGCCGGACGCCTCAGGTGGAGCCGCTGTCGGCGACGACGTGCGTGGCTACAGCGTCGCAGCCGAGTGCAGGGTCTCCGACGGTGTGCACCCATAGACCCCGCGGTACTCGGCGGCGAACCGACCGTAGTGAACAAAACCCCACCCGTGAGCGACGGAGGTCGCTGTGGTGACGGCGGGCTCGGCGGCGAGCAGTTCGCTGTGCACTCTGGCAAGTCGCACCTGCCGCAGGTACTTCATCGGCGGGAGTCCCACATGGCGGCGGAACCCGGCGTCGAGCGCCCGCACGCTCAGGCCAGCGGCCCTGGCGATGTCGGCCACGGTGGTGATCTGGGCCGGACGGGCTTCGATGGCGTCGATGGCGTCGCGGATCGGTTTTGGTTCGTGCCCACCGGCGGGCCGGTCGAGCTCCGCGGAGTAGTTGTGCTGGCAGCTGGTGAGCAGGCCGGCCATGACCAGGCGTCCGAGTCGGGGTGCCATGGCTGGGATGGTCGCCAGTCCGCCCGGCTGGTGGATCTCTGAGGACAGCATCGCGAGCGAGCGCTCGAACGCGTCGCCCGTGCCGTGGTCGACGGTGGGGTCGAAGATCAGTGGACGCACGACGGTGTGACCCAGCATCGCCGAGAGCTCGGCCTCCAACGCCGCCCGTTCCACGAGGATGGTCCGCATGTGGCACCGGGGGGAGAGGTATTCGACTGTTGCGGGATCACCGGGCGCCACGATCGTCCCTCGCCTGCCGGCGACTAGTGCGGTGGCCCGGTCGGTCGACACGCGTACCTCGCCGCGGACGGGAAGACAGACGGCGAACCATGGGAAGCGGGCGGATCGCACGGTGGAGCTGGTCAGCTCGAGGTCGCCGAGCGCGAGGTTCGGGGTGCTGAAAGTCGTCAGCCGCATTTGCAGTCGCCGCTGCTGCACGGGCAGTCGGACGGTGACGTCACTGTAGGTCGCGCTGAGCGCGGCGCTCGCCTCGTCGAGCGTGCTGGCGGACGTGACGGTTGTGCTGGGTGGCCGCGCCAACGGGCGGTCGGCGGCAACGTCCGGGCGGCGAACGTCGCGGGTGCGTCGGTGCACGAGCGTCCTCCGTATCGCTGACGGACCGCGTCGGCCACGGGACCTGCGAGGCGTCGGCGCGGGAGCGCTTGGTGACGGCTGGACGGTACCACTCGCGCCGGGGCGATCAGCGATTCGGGCATGGGCAAAAGTGGATTGTGTCCGGCCAGAATCGGCTTGTCGATGCCCTTTAGGCGCTTCTAGCTTGGGAACCAGGGCACGCAGGATGACTTGTCGGTGCACAAATCTCGATGTTGCGCAATTGCGGGAGGACACATGTCGGAACTCGGGACCGCGGCGGTCGAGACGCGCGGCGAACGAGAACACCTCGAGGCGAAGTACCGAGCGGAGCGCGACAAGCGTCTACGGCCCGAGGGGAATGCTCAGTACATCCCGGTCGAAGGTACGTTCTCTCAATTTTCCGATGACCCCTACGCCGACGGGCCCGAGTCGAGACCGGCGTCTACCGACCTGGTCGATGTCGTCGTCGTCGGTGGTGGTTTCGCCGGGCTGTTGACCTCCGTTGAGCTGCGCAGGGCCGGCGTCGACAGCTTCCGGGTCATCGAGAAGGGCGCGGACTTCGGTGGGACCTGGTACTGGAACCGCTATCCCGGGATCGCGTGCGACTGCGAGTCCTACATTTATCTCCCGTTCCTTGAGGAATTAGGCTACGTCCCGACCGAGAAATATGCGCGCGGTGCCGAGATCGCCGCCCATCTCTGTGTCGTCGCCCGGAAGTACGACCTGTACGAGAACGCTCTGTTTCAAACCCAGGTGACCGATATTCGGTGGTCGGACACCGATGCCCGATGGGTCGTCAGCACCGATCGCGGCGATGCGATCAGGGCTCGGTTCGTCGTCCTGGGCAGCGGGCCGCTCAACCGGCCGAAGCTCCCCGGGATACCCGGGATCGCCGACTTTGCCGGACGCCAGTTCCACAGCAGCAGGTGGGACTACGACTACACCGGGGGAGACCCGACCGGCGGGATGGTCAAGCTCGCGGACAAGCGGGTCGCGATCGTCGGGACCGGTGCGAGTGGCGTCCAGATCGTCCCCCATGTCGCCCGCGACGCCGAGCATCTCTACGTGGTGCAGCGCACCCCACCGATCGTCGACAGCCGAGACAACGCGCCGACCGACCACGACTGGTTCGCCCGCCAGGCCGCCGGCTGGCAGCGGCGTCGGATGGAGAACTTCGACGCGATCCTCGCCGGCGTGCCACAGGACGCTGACCTGATCGGCGACAGGTGGACGACCATCTGGGGCGGCGGCGCCGAGGCGAGGGCAACCGGATCACCGGAGGCCGCCGCGGCGGCCCTGGCCGAGATGGACTTCGCGCAGTTGGAGCGGATCCGCGCCCGGGTCGACGAGCAGGTTCTCGACCCGCGCTACGCGGCGGCGCTCAAGCCCTACTACGGCCGGTTCTGCAAGCGGCCGTGCTTCAGCGACGACTACCTGCCGACGTTCAACCGGACGAATGTGACGTTGATCGACACCCAGGGCCGGGGCCTCGACCGGATCACCTCGACCGGGATCGTCTTCGATGGCACCGAGTACGAGGTCGACCTGATCGTGCACGCGACCGGTTTCGAGTTCGGGGTCGCGGCCACCCGTTCCGGCGGGTTCGAGGTGCACGGCCGGACCGGTACGAGCCTGTCCGAGCACCGAGCCGAGGGCGTTCGCTCGCTGCATGGCATCCACGCCAACGGGTTCCCCAACCTGTTCGTCATCGGCGGCCTGCACCATGCCGCGGTGTCGATCAACCAACCGCTGGTGTTCGGCGACCAGGGCCGCCACGTCGCGCTGCTGATCAAGGACCTCACCGGCCGTGGCGTCCGGACCGCCGAGGTGCGGCCGGAGGCGGAGAAAACCTGGGGAGAGGTCATCGCCACCAGGTCCACATACAGCATCGATGCCAGCCGAGGCTGCACGCCCGGTGCGTACAACAACGAGAACACCTTCGACAAGGCGCGGCCCAGCGTCTTCGCCACGGCGT is part of the Mycobacteriales bacterium genome and encodes:
- a CDS encoding AraC family transcriptional regulator, yielding MHRRTRDVRRPDVAADRPLARPPSTTVTSASTLDEASAALSATYSDVTVRLPVQQRRLQMRLTTFSTPNLALGDLELTSSTVRSARFPWFAVCLPVRGEVRVSTDRATALVAGRRGTIVAPGDPATVEYLSPRCHMRTILVERAALEAELSAMLGHTVVRPLIFDPTVDHGTGDAFERSLAMLSSEIHQPGGLATIPAMAPRLGRLVMAGLLTSCQHNYSAELDRPAGGHEPKPIRDAIDAIEARPAQITTVADIARAAGLSVRALDAGFRRHVGLPPMKYLRQVRLARVHSELLAAEPAVTTATSVAHGWGFVHYGRFAAEYRGVYGCTPSETLHSAATL
- a CDS encoding NAD(P)/FAD-dependent oxidoreductase, with protein sequence MSELGTAAVETRGEREHLEAKYRAERDKRLRPEGNAQYIPVEGTFSQFSDDPYADGPESRPASTDLVDVVVVGGGFAGLLTSVELRRAGVDSFRVIEKGADFGGTWYWNRYPGIACDCESYIYLPFLEELGYVPTEKYARGAEIAAHLCVVARKYDLYENALFQTQVTDIRWSDTDARWVVSTDRGDAIRARFVVLGSGPLNRPKLPGIPGIADFAGRQFHSSRWDYDYTGGDPTGGMVKLADKRVAIVGTGASGVQIVPHVARDAEHLYVVQRTPPIVDSRDNAPTDHDWFARQAAGWQRRRMENFDAILAGVPQDADLIGDRWTTIWGGGAEARATGSPEAAAAALAEMDFAQLERIRARVDEQVLDPRYAAALKPYYGRFCKRPCFSDDYLPTFNRTNVTLIDTQGRGLDRITSTGIVFDGTEYEVDLIVHATGFEFGVAATRSGGFEVHGRTGTSLSEHRAEGVRSLHGIHANGFPNLFVIGGLHHAAVSINQPLVFGDQGRHVALLIKDLTGRGVRTAEVRPEAEKTWGEVIATRSTYSIDASRGCTPGAYNNENTFDKARPSVFATAFGGGPLEYAALLDRWRAESVEQDLELVPRLTGEKSTP